Proteins encoded within one genomic window of Psilocybe cubensis strain MGC-MH-2018 chromosome 2, whole genome shotgun sequence:
- a CDS encoding putative serine carboxypeptidase (putative serine carboxypeptidase ARB_06414), producing the protein MRIIAALLTLSACLQTALSQNDAFDSIQNARNIQREQFSRFASLMDSAKKPPGTPAIGSTITFKNPAAKKFFVDGTKLPDGYLVVGSVGAYSTGFSQGTPSISNDDELGEQLMGFLVQFLEVFSELKGNNLWLTGESYAGFYVPYIANWIYEHPGLDLNLKGIWIADPSLSYGTVQQDIPALRFAQARVLVPFAIANKNLFPFNSSFWAELQQISDSCGYTDYLDKFVTYPPAGQLPLVGTNGSVLGFPRDTQQFIYFNRTDVQDAIHAPHIDWSSCTDNSVYINPVTGGPGSDTSIPSTLSVLPNVIDKSVRTVIVHGLASCSVKETLDRAQQDFILVAEGTRIAIQYVFDDVLCWNQWLTMIPICRNMTWGGAQGFHNPIEDESFTVKNMGVFGNMHTERKLTCK; encoded by the exons ATGCGTATCATTGCGGCCTTGTTGACTTTGTCTGCGTGTCTTCAGACTGCTCTCTCACAGAACGATGCATTCGATAGCATACAAAATGCTCGTAACATTCAACGAGAACAGTTCAGCCGTTTTGCAAGCTTAATGGACTCCGCCAAAAAACCTCCTGGTACTCCTGCTATAGGCTCTACTATCACATTCAAAAACCCTGCTGCAAAGAAATTCTTCGTCGACGGAACGAAATTACCCGATGGCTA CTTGGTCGTGGGGTCAGTCGGCGCCTACTCC ACTGGTTTCAGTCAAGGAACTCCAAGCATCTCGAATGATGATGAGTTGGGCGAACAGCTTATGGGATTTCTTGTTCAATTTTTGGAAGTTTTCAGCGAACTCAAGGGCAATAATTTGTGGCTCACAGGGGAAAGT TATGCTGGATTCT ACGTCCCATATATTGCCAACTGGATCTATGAGCATCCTGGTCTCGATCTTAACCTGAAGGGTATATGGATTGCTGATCCATCTTTGTCCTATGGCACTGTGCAGCAAGATATTCCGGCGCTTCGCTTTGCTCAGGCAAGAGTCCTTGTCCCTTTTGCCATA GCGAACAAAAATTTATTCCCATTCAATAGTTCTTTCTGGGCTGAATTGCAACAAATATCGGACAGCTGTGGATACACTGATTATCTCGACAAATTTGTCACGTACCCTCCTGCTGGCCAACTTCCTCTTGTTGGGACGAACG GGAGCGTTCTTGGCTTCCCTCGAGATACCCAGCAATTTATCTACTTCAACCG GACCGAC GTCCAAGACGCTATTCATGCCCCACACATTGACTGGAGCTCCTGCACGGACAACTCGGTTTACATTAATCCCGTCACTGGAGGTCCAGGAAGCGATACATCTATTCCTTCTACACTGAGTGTTTTACCTAACGTCATCGACAAGTCTGTGAGGACCGTGATTGTGCATGGACTGGCT TCATGCTCAGTCAAGGAGACTCTTGACCGGGCACAACAGGATTTTATATTGGTGGCAGAGGGAACCCGCATTGCTATCCAGTACGTGTTCGATGATGTACTATGTTGGAACCAATGGTTGACGATGATACCAATATGCAGAAACATGACCTGGGGAGGCGCTCAAGGATTTCACAACCCTATAGAAGATGAGTCATTTACAGTGAAGAATATGGGAGTGTTCGGGAACATGCATACCGAACGGAAACTTACCTGTAAGTAG
- a CDS encoding Multifunctional tryptophan biosynthesis protein, producing the protein MASQKLPPHLTGQLDVLMIDNFDSFTWNLYQQLCLQGAEVTVIRNDAISPSLFPQLQIKSLVISPGPGHPQTDSGISNAAIRYFQGKVPVLGVCMGLECLVDLYGGKIAYAGEIMHGKVSAVRHDGRGCFRGVPQGIKSIRYHSLSADQTTLPAELAITSATEESGVIMGVRHRQYTVEAVQYHPESILSEGGNELIRNFLSLRGGTWEENPESRVLDNTLPPFPFEALSKDISSKPGVKAKVPTILEKIYAQRLADVALAQNTPGTTLADLEILLSLNIAPPLISFVSRIKQTVPGQPSLFAEIKRASPSKGPISVSTSPAKQALTYALSGAHTISVLTEPKWFLGSLQDMLHARLSVAHLPNRPAILRKDFILSRYQILEARLWGADTVLLIVSMLPEALLKDLYAFSLELNMEPLVEVNNAKEMEIALALQAKVIGVNNRNLHDFQVDMGTTSRLSDMVKGKDVTLCALSGISTAEDVKRYASEGVGAVLIGESLMRAKDTAAFVRELFSVPPSPPQPPAWRSNPPLVKICGIRSTQEALLVAEAGADMLGLMFVKTSKRAITVHEAQEVSKAIRNLRFQRFTSEQVEPVDQSNVPWFTTQATRLSSTKYRPLLVGVFQNSSLDDILQTVAAVQLDIVQLHGSEPIDWAHHIPVPVIRVFHVSKSGKGLENITRAGAHQYILLDSMREDGSGVSGGTGKVVDWDLAKRIVIDGEIVTNISYAKKATLPESQNETPDGGERADSPATPSTSQTSPPSTFPLPIILAGGLTPDNVASAITHVQPWAVDVSGGVESDDGLGKDLQKVKAFICNAKGTSIESAMNGNEQDVAPEET; encoded by the exons ATGGCTTCCCAGAAACTACCCCCACATCTGACTGGGCAGCTAGATGTCCTTATGATCGATAATTTCGATTCATTTACATGGAATCTTTATCAGCAACTTTGTCTTCAAGGAGCTGAAGTTACCGTCATCCGCAACGATGCCATATCACCGTCCTTGTTCCCCCAACTTCAGATCAAGTCTCTTGTGATTTCTCCCGGGCCAGGACACCCTCAGACTGACTCAGGTATCTCAAATGCCGCGATCAGGTATTTCCAAGGCAAAGTCCCTGTCCTGGGGGTGTGCATGGGTTTGGAATGCCTTGTAGATTTGTATGGTGGAAAGATTGC CTACGCTGGAGAGATTATGCATGGCAAAGTCAGTGCTGTTCGACACGATGGTCGGGGTTGCTTTAGAGGGGTTCCTCAAGGCATCAAGTCCATTCGGTATCATTCTCTGAGCGCGGATCAGACCACACTTCCAGCTGAGCTGGCCATTACTTCAGCAACCGAAGAATCTGGGGTTATTATGGGAGTGCGCCATCGACAGTATACCGTTGAGGCGGTCCAATATCACCCCGAGAGCATCCTCAGTGAAGGTGGAAATGAACTTATCCGAAACTTCCTTTCCCTTCGTGGTGGAACATGGGAAGAAAATCCGGAGAGCCGAGTATTAGATAACACCCTTCCCCCATTTCCTTTTGAAGCGCTTTCAAAAGATATTTCTTCAAAACCAGGAGTAAAGGCCAAAGTGCCCACTATCTTGGAAAAAATCTACGCACAGCGCCTTGCTGATGTCGCACTCGCACAAAATACTCCAGGAACTACGTTAGCTGACTTGGAGATACTTCTTTCACTTAATATCGCCCCACCCCTTATTTCTTTCGTTTCTCGGATCAAACAAACTGTCCCTGGACAGCCATCGTTATTTGCTGAAATCAAGCGAGCATCACCCTCCAAAGGTCCCATCTCGGTTTCTACTTCTCCCGCAAAGCAAGCGTTAACGTATGCACTCTCTGGAGCGCACACAATTTCGGTTTTAACTGAACCAAAATGGTTCCTGGGATCACTACAAGATATGCTACACGCTCGTCTCAGTGTGGCTCACCTTCCTAATCGACCAGCAATATTGCGGAAGGACTTTATTCTGAGTCGGTATCAAATTTTAGAGGCACGTTTATGGGGTGCAGATACTGTCCTCCTGATCGTTAGCATGCTCCCAGAGGCTTTGCTCAAAGATCTATATGCTTTCAGCTTGGAGCTCAACATGGAGCCTTTGGTTGAAGTCAATAATGCAAAGGAGATGGAAATCGCGCTCGCATTGCAGGCAAAAGTTATTGGGGTCAACAACCGAAATTTGCACGACTTTCAGGTAGATATGGGGACGACGAGCCGACTTAGCGACATGGTAAAAGGGAAAGACGTTACGCTATGTGCTTTGAGCGGCATCTCGACTGCAGAGGACGTTAAACGCTACGCGTCTGAGGGGGTAGGCGCTGTTCTGATCGGAGAGAGCTTGATGCGCGCTAAAGACACCGCTGCCTTCGTCCGTGAACTCTtttcagttccaccctctcCACCACAGCCTCCAGCCTGGCGATCAAATCCACCTTTGGTAAAGATCTGTGGGATCAGGTCCACACAGGAAGCATTACTGGTCGCCGAAGCTGGGGCTGATATGCTCGGCCTAATGTTTGTAAAAACCTCCAAGCGTGCTATCACAGTCCATGAAGCTCAAGAGGTGTCAAAGGCCATTCGTAATTTACGTTTCCAGAGATTCACGTCAGAGCAAGTTGAACCAGTCGACCAAAGTAATGTGCCATGGTTTACAACCCAAGCCACCCGGCTTTCATCCACAAAATATCGTCCTCTGCTGGTTGGAGTCTTCCAAAACTCATCTTTAGATGACATTTTGCAGACGGTTGCTGCAGTTCAACTCGACATTGTCCAGCTACATGGATCAGAGCCCATTGATTGGGCCCATCATATTCCTGTTCCTGTAATTCGAGTTTTCCACGTCAGCAAGTCCGGAAAGGGGCTCGAAAATATAACACGCGCAGGCGCTCATCAATATATACTTCTTGACAGTATGAGGGAAGATGGCAGTGGGGTCAGTGGTGGGACAGGGAAAGTCGTGGACTGGGATTTGGCCAAAAGAATTGTGATTGATGGCGAAATAGTTACTAACATTTCATATGCGAAGAAGGCTACACTTCCGGAGAGCCAAAACGAGACACCAGATGGTGGCGAGAGAGCGGATAGCCCCGCAACTCCATCAACAAGCCAAACCTCACCACCATCAACCTTCCCGTTACCTATCATCCTCGCTGGTGGCCTAACCCCGGACAATGTAGCAAGTGCTATTACTCACGTTCAGCCATGGGCCGTAGACGTCAGCGGGGGTGTTGAAAGCGATGATGGGCTTGGAAAGGATCTGCAAAAAGTGAAAGCCTTCATCTGTAACGCCAAAGGCACTTCTATTGAATCAGCTATGAACGGAAATGAGCAAGACGTTGCACCAGAGGAGACCTGA